From the genome of Cytophagales bacterium WSM2-2:
GATACCGCCCTGAAGCTGACAAAACTCCGTGGAAGCAAGTCCTGTGTCTAATTTTTGAATGGCAAGAAACCCTTCGGTGGGGAGAGAGCAACGGATCAACTCGGCTCCGATGATGTTGATATCGAATTCGATGTTATGTCCGACCAGCAGTTTTGTATTCGTTAAATCCTTTTCGAGCAGAGCAAGTACTTTTTTCAGATCATGCCCTTCCTGCATGGCACGTTGGGTAGAGATGCCATGCACTTGCTCCGATTTGAATGGAATATCGAAGCCTTCCGGTTTAATTATATAATTGTGCTGTGATAAAAGCTTTCCCCGTGAGTCATGCAGTTGCCACGCAAGCTGTACCAGGCGTGGCCAGTTGTCAAGGTCGGTAATGGGTGCGGTCTTGTTGTGCGGAAGGCCAGTGGTCTCCGTGTCGAAAATCAAATACATGTTTTGCAATGTGGTTGCGAGCGTAAAAATAGGACTTACGAACGGCTAACCCAATTCGTCCCATTTGTGGAAAAAACAATCAGAAATTGGAAATAATTCATTGTTGATAACTCGTAATTAATTGAAAATCAGCCCTAACAATGATTAGGTACCCTTTTGGCCAATTGTATAGCATGACTTCTCAAATTCTTATGAAAACGTACTTTAGTCAGCTTTTTGCCTTTATCAGGAAACAATGGTTCCTTTTGATAATGGCGGCTACGATCACCTTGATCGTGATTCTGTTCGAGCTGCTCTGAGAAGATTCCCCCGTTTCAAAAAGTTATCTCCCGTTTTAGTTAAAGTTTAGAATGATTTTAAACGGTCATTTTAAACTGTACTGAAATTGTTTGGTAAAGCTTTGGCGAGTATTTTTGGCTCGATTCAAATTTTTTCCAAACCTGAGCTGACTTATGAAATGGCCTTCAGCAGATTCTGCCAACCATTCCGGTGGGCCATTCCATGTGATGCTAAACAAAAATGATTAACACATGAAATGGATTATTGATCTTTTCACCAGTACCCTTGGAAGAAAACTGATGATGGCTCTTACGGGCTTATTCCTCATCAGCTTTTTGGTAATTCATTGCACCATAAACGCAATGATATTTTTTAATGACGGTGGCGAGACGTTTTCCTACTGGGGACACTTCATGGGCACCAATCCCATCATCCGCACGTTAGAAATCGGCTTGGTGGCCGGTTTTCTCATTCACATCATTCAAGGCCTTTTGCTTTGGAAAGCAAATCATGCTGCCCGTCCGGTAAAGTACAGCGTATCAAAAGCTCCTTCCAACAGCACTTGGTATAGCCGTAGCATGGGTATGCTGGGCACATTGCTTTTATTGTTTTTGATCTTGCACACCTCTCACTTCTGGATTCCTAACCGTACCAACCAGTTCACACAAGGAGAAGAGTTGCCTCTCTATAAGATGATGTTTGAAGTGTTTTCAAATCCATGGATCGTGTTTTTCTATGTGATTGGATGCGTGTCTTTGTTTTGGCATTTATTGCATGGTTTTGCCAGTGCATTTCAGTCGCTTGGTTTGAACCATCTAAAATATAATGGGATCATTTCCTTTATAGGTACAGCCTTTTCAATCATTGTGCCGTTCATCTTCGCCTTGATGCCGATAGCGGTATATTTCAGATGGATAGACTAAGTTCAATAAAAGATTTTTATTCAATTAAGACATCATTGCAACTATGAAGCTCGAATCAAAAGTTCCCGAAGGGCCGTTGGCCGAAAAGTGGACGAAACATAAATTCAACCTGAAGCTGGTCAATCCTGCCAACAAGAGAAAGTATGATGTGATTGTTGTCGGTACCGGTCTTGCCGGAGCGTCTGCAGCCGCATCACTCGGAGAGCTTGGATACAATGTTAAGGCATTCTGCTTTCAGGATAGCCCGCGAAGGGCTCACAGTATTGCTGCCCAGGGAGGTATTAATGCAGCCAAGAATTATCAAAACGATGGTGACAGCGTGTACCGTTTGTTTTATGATACGATCAAAGGTGGAGACTACCGCGCACGGGAGGCCAATGTATATCGCCTTGCCGAGGTGAGCGTTAATATTATTGACCAATGCGTAGCACAAGGCGTTCCTTTTGCCCGTGAGTATGGCGGTCTTTTGGCTAACCGTTCATTTGGTGGCGCTCAGGTTTCGAGAACATTCTATGCCCGCGGACAAACGGGACAGCAATTATTGTTGGGTGCCTATAGCGCACTGAACCGCCAGATTGCCAATGGCAAAGTAAAAATGTACAGTCGTACCGAAATGCTCGATGTGGTAATCGTGGATGGCAAAGCAAGAGGAATTATCACCCGTGATTTAGTTACAGGAAAAATAGAATCACACAGCGCTCATGCAGTTTTACTTTGCACTGGCGGATACGGAAACGTATTCTACCTTTCAACCAATGCCAAAGGTTCGAACGTAACAGCCGCCTGGCGTGCACACAAAAAAGGAGCGCTGTTTGGCAATCCTTGCTTCACGCAAATTCACCCCACATGTATCCCCGTGTCGGGAGATCATCAGTCCAAGCTAACGTTGATGTCTGAGTCACTTCGTAATGACGGACGCGTTTGGGTTCCCAAAACAGCAGTGAAAGGTCTTAAGGCAAAAGATGCGAAGACTATTGCTGAAGGAGACCGCGATTACTTCCTGGAAAGGAAATACCCTTCCTTCGGAAACCTGGTGCCGCGTGATGTAGCGTCACGCAATGCCAAAATGATGTGTGATGAAGGGCGCGGAGTAGGAGCAACCGGCCTCGCAGTATTCCTCGATTTTGCTGACGCGATCAAACGCGATGGAAAAGACACGATCGCTGCGAAATACGGTAACCTGTTCGATATGTATAAGCAGATCACTGGTGATGACCCTTATGAGATGCCGATGATGATTTATCCTGCGGTTCACTATACCATGGGTGGTCTTTGGGTTGACTATAATTTAATGACTACGGTTCCGGGATTGTATTCACTGGGTGAAGCTAATTTCTCTGACCATGGTGCAAACCGCCTCGGAGCAAGCGCGCTGATGCAAGGTTTGGCTGATGGTTATTTTGTGATTCCCTATACTATTGGTGATTATCTGGCCAATATTGGATGGAACGATAAAGTTGGAACCGATCACCCGGCATTTAAAGAAGCAATGGACGGTGTTAATTCGCGAGTCAATCAGCTATTGTCGATTAAAGGAAAGAAAACCGTAGATGAATTCCATCGGGAACTTGGATTATTGATGTGGGAATACTGTGGCATGTCGCGTAGTGCGGAAGGTTTGAAGACAGCGAAGAAGAAGATTCAAGACCTGCGAAATGAATTTTGGAAAGACGTAAATGTGCTGGGCAGTGCCAACGAATTAAATATGGAGTTGGAAAAAGCCGGTCGTGTTGCTGATTTCCTCGAACTAGGAGAGCTCATGGTAGACGATGCATTGAACCGTGGTGAATCCTGTGGAGGGCACTTCCGCGAAGAATCTCAGACTCCTGAAGGCGAAGCACTTCGCAAGGATGATGAGTTTACTTATGCCGCAGCTTGGGAGTATAAAGGTGAAAACCAGCAAGAAGCCCTTCACAAAGAAGAGTTGCGTTTTGAAAATGTTAAACTTACTCAACGCAGCTACAAATAAATTGCACTTCACAAATCTTAAATAATAAAGGATGAAGATCACACTGAAAGTCTGGAGACAGAAAAACAACAGCACCAAGGGTGAATTTAAAACGTATGCAGTAGATCACGCTTCGCCTGACATGTCGTTTCTTGAAATGCTGGACGTATTGAATACCAGCCTTATCAAGAAAGGAGAAGACCCGATCCACTTCGATCACGATTGTCGTGAAGGGATTTGCGGAATGTGCAGCTTGTATATTAATGGCCGTCCGCATGGACCCTTGCAAACGACTACATGTCAGTTGCACATGCGAACTTTTAAGGACGGAGAAACAATTACAGTTGAACCATGGCGTGCAAAAGCTTTTCCAGTTATTAAAGACCTCGTAGTGGATCGTACTGCGTTTGATCGCATTCAACGTGCAGGTGGTTATATCAGCGTAAATACCGGTGGCGTTCCCGATGCAAACGAAATTCCAATTCCCAAAAAGATTGCGGATGAGGCATTTGATGCGGCCGCATGCATTGGGTGCGGAGCTTGTGTAGCCGCATGTAAGAACGCTTCTGCTATGCTGTTCGTCAGCGCTAAAGTATCCCAGTTAGCCCTTTTGCCTCAGGGCAAAGCCGAGAAAAACGAACGCGTGGAGAAGATGGTTGCTCAAATGGATGCCGAAGGCTTCGGAGCTTGCACCAATACGCGTGCCTGTGAAGCTGAGTGCCCGAAGGGAATTTCAGTGACCAATATCGCCCGAATGAACCGCGAATATTTCTCTGCTATGCTTGGCAGCTATGAGGTTACAGTTTCCGGTGGCGGAGACTAACGGACATTCGCGCAAGTTATTTGCTAATTTATATGGTCAACCAATCACTTTAATGAGTGACTGACTAATCTCCTGTATCGGGAGATCAAATGCCTCTCTAATTTTAGCGAACACTCCATTAGGCAAATGCTTAATGGCCAGCTGATTTGCGTGAAGACCGAAGGAATACTCTACTTACTTGACCTTGACAGATACCATTCTGACAAGGCGGAGTTTCTTAGATACTATGTTTCCAATTCAATTCAGACGATAAGGCAAGGTATCGCACTTGCCGCGCTTTTGTATTGCGCATTTGCGGTGCTAGACACCTACTGCGCTCCCGAAACTTATCGACAGATGTGGATGATCAGGTTTGCCCTTGTCGTTCCTTCACTGACATTCTTCTATTGGCTTTCCTATTCGCAATTCTTTTTACGCTTCAGCCAGCCAATGATGACGCTACTGTTTTCTATTACAAGTGCCGGCATTATAATTATGATTGCTGTTTCGCATTCGAATGAAATTGCTTACAAAAACTATTATGTCGGGCTTATACTAGTGACAATCGGGCAGCATGCGATAGTGCGCCTAAAGACAGAGCTAAGTACGACTTTATCTTTCACTGTACTGGCGGGCTACAACGTGGTCGTTTTGGTAACTCATGATTTAAATATTCCGGGGGAGTTGACCTATTTGGTCAGCAGTAACTTTTTTCTATTCTCCGCGATCGTACTAGGTTTTTTCGGGTCTAAAACCACCGAAGAGATGTTTAGGCGCGATTTTTTTCAAAAACAAAGACTTTCTGCATCCCATAAAGAACTTGATGAACTCAATGGCGTAAAGACCAAACTCTTGTCCATTATTTCTCATGATCTGCGGGGGCCGTTGGCGAATACGAAAGCAATACTTGACTTGCTGAGAAAGGGATGTATGAATGAAAGTGAATTCCGGGAGAGAGCAGATCAGCTTCTCGGCTCAGTCAGTAGTGCGGGTCAAATGCTGGATAATCTTCTTGCATGGTCACTCTTTCATGTGGAAAAACGAAATGTAGTGAAGCAGAAAGTTTCTTTGAAAGAATTGACTGACAATGTATTTGCTTTGCTAAAACCTCATGCGGACCAGAAGCTGGTCAGGTTGGTGAATTCCATTGAACCCGACTCGACTATATACATACAGTCGACCTTGGTTGAACTGGTTATCAGGAACTTGGTTGCAAACGCAATTAAGTATACAGAGGATGGTAAAGTTGAGGTAAGCGCAACACTGGAGAATGCTCACGCTGTAGTCTCTGTGGAGGATACCGGCCGAGGGATGTCTGCGGAGATAGCCAATAACCTGTTTAGCTGGGAAAAGAAGACATCTTCTCTTGGTACGAAGAAGGAACGAGGTACCGGAATCGGCCTGCTGATCTGTAAGGAATTTCTCGAAAAACATCAGGGAAGTATCCAATTCAAAACTGAAATAGGAAAAGGGACTACCTTTACTTTTAAACTAGGCCTGAATTGACTGAAAAAGCCTCAAAATAACCCCAGATAATAGTTTCCTACGATTTTCCCGTTTCAAAAATAATCCTACCTTTGCGCTCCAAAATTTACGTTTTGGAGGTTTTTTTGACCTGTGGTGTAATGGTAACACAGCAGATTTTGATTCTGCTTTTCCAGGTTCGAGTCCTGGCAGGTCAACCAATATTTTAAAGCCCGCCCCGGTATCCGCGCGGGTTTTTAGTTAGGAAATGGCTGTAAAAATCTTTTCAGGGAGCGCTACTACGTATCTGGCAGAGAAAATCGCAGATGCGTATGGCGAGACTTTGGGTAAAGTCAACTACCAGCACTTCAGCGATGGGGAGATGTCTCCTTATATATCAGAATCTGTTCGTGGCCATGATGTCTTCTTAGTCCAGTCTACGTTTGCACCTTCCGATAACTTCATGGAGCTGCTGCTGATGATTGATGCTGCCAGACGCGCCAGCGCATTGAACGTAAACGTTATTATTCCCTATTTCGGTTACGCCCGCCAGGATCGCAAAGACAAGCCCAGAGTTGCTATTGCAGCCAAGCTCATCGCCAACCTCCTTTCTGCTGCAGGTGCAGATCGTATCATGACTTGCGATCTCCATGCAGATCAGATCCAGGGATTTTTCGATATCCCCTTGGATCACCTGGATGGCAATTTTATTTTCGTTCCTTACCTGAAGTCTCTTCATTTGAAAGATATCATGTTTGCTTCGCCCGATGTGGGAGGGATCAAGCGCGCCCGTAGTTTTGCCAAGTTTTTTGATGCTGAACTGGCCGTATGTGACAAGTACCGAAAAGAGGCCAATAAAATTGAAAGTATGCGATTAATTGGTGAAGTGGAGGGAAAAGATGTGGTCCTTGTAGATGACCTGGTTGATACTGCGAGCACTATTTGTAAGGCTGCCTCACTCCTGAAAGAAAAAGGAGCAAAATCCGTTCGTGCCGTTTGTACGCACCCGGTGTTGTCGGGCAAAGCGTATGAAAATATCGAAAACTCACTATTGGAAGAAATTGTAGTTACAGACACGATCCCATTGAAAGGGACGTCTTCAAAAATTAAGGTATTGACGGTATCAGATCTTTTCGCAAAAGCTATTCGCAAGATTCATGATCACGAGTCAATCAGTTCGTTGTTTATCAGACTTTAAAACTTTTTAACTTTTAACTTAATTTTAATTATTTATGAAAACTGTTGAGATTATAGGGTATCGAAGAGCAAATCTCGGCAAGAATGACGCCCAGAAAGTAAGGGAAGAAGGTCATGTGCCGTGTGTGCTGTATGGTGGAGAAAAGCAAGTGCATTTCTACTCACCTGTTATTCTGTTCCGCGATCTGGTGTATACCAACGAAGCGCACTTTGTTCACCTGAACATCGAAGGCGAAGAGTGCCAGGCAATCATGCAAGAGGTTCAATTTCACCCCGTGAGCGAAATCATCCTTCATGTGGATTTCCTGCGAATCAGTGATGAGCGAAAAATTAAAATGGACATCCCTACGCGTCTGGTAGGCCAGGCTCCTGGTGTGGAAAAAGGAGGCTTGCTGGTGAGAAAGCGTGCATCATTGAAAGTGTATGCATTCCCTAAAGACATGCCTGATCACATTGATATTGACTGTTCAGAACTTGACTTTCACCATGCGATCAAGGTGGGAGATATGAAAATCCCCAACCTGGAATTTTTGGATCCAAAAGCTGCCGCAATTGCTGCTGTCGAAGTGCCACGTGCTGCTAAAATGGCTGAAGAAACCGCTGCTGCGACTCCTGCTGAAGGTGCCGCTCCTGCAGCTGGTGCCGCTGCTCCTGCAGCCGGTGCTGCTCCCGCGGCTGACGCTAAGAAAGCTGAGGCTCCCAAAAAAGACGAGAAAAAGAAGTAATTCATTGAACTTGTTTAAAATCCCACTCTGGCAACAGGGTGGGATTTTTTGTTTTGTACATGGTTAATAGCCGATGCCTGGAAGGTTGTCAGTAGACTGTCGACTATTATATTTGAAAATTTCTTTATGAAATATCTGATTGCAGGTTTGGGAAACATCGGGCCGGAATATGAGCTCACCCGTCACAATATCGGTTTTCTGGTTTTGGACAGGATAGCTGACAATCAGAAGATCGATTTTCATAAAGACCGGTTAGCTGATAAGGCAGAATTAAAATACAAGGGACGCCAGATTCACCTGATCAAGCCCACCACTTATATGAACCTCAGTGGTAAGTCTATTGCTTACTGGATGCAGGATTTAAAGATTCCAAAGGAAAATGTTCTGGTGATCGTGGATGACATTGCATTGCCGTTCGGCAGCCTTCGTATGCGTACGAAAGGGAGTTCAGCAGGTCACAATGGGTTGAAGAACATAGAGCTACTTCTCAACGGACAGGACTATACCCGCCTCCGGTTTGGAATCGGCAACGACTATTCGAAGGGGCAGCAGGTGGATTTTGTGCTCAGTAATTTTTCGGGTGATGAAATAGCTGGCCTTCCTGCAATAATGGACAAAGCCGCTGAAATGGTTTATTCTTTCTGTACGATCGGGGCGGAGAGGACCATGAATTTTTTTAATAGCTGATACTCAATACCTTTATCCTGTCGCTCCCGCGACAAACCTCACGGCAAATTATACGTTCCTTTGAACCATGAAAACCTCCCCGATTCTTTTCTGGATTGCCAGGATTATTGCCGCATTGATCATGCTGCAGACACTATACTTTAAATTTTCCGGAGCAGAAGAATCAATTCAAATATTCACTGAACTTGGTATTGAACCTTGGGGTAGGATCGGAACCGGAGTTATGGAACTCATCGCTTCCATTTTGATTCTGATTCCATCAACTGTGTGGATAGGATCAGTTTTGGCTATTGGATTAATGGGAGGGGCTATCGCATCGCACCTTGCTGTCTTGGGAATTATCAGAAATGATGGAGGCCAGCTTTTTTATTATGCTGTTGCGGTACTCGTTTGCGCTTTGTTTTCTTTTTGGAAAAGCAAAAGCCAAATTCCTCAATCTCTTAAAAAACTACTGCTGTCATTTCTTCAATAAAGCGATCACCTCTTCCACGTCTTTTGACAAAGAGGGGGTATCAACCAGGTAAGACTTCAGGCCTTCGATGAGATAATTAGGAATAGCCTCATTTTTTGAAACTTTATTCTGAAGATCACGGATTAATTCCAACGCATCTTTCTTGGTAAGAAAATCGAGCGCCTCTACTTTTTCCGATAGCTTTTTGAGGCTATTTAATTTGTCACTTTTGCCTTTGGCAGCCTGTGGATTAAAATTGTCGCTTTTGCCCTGATTACAATTGTTGTAAAGGTCTACAATCCGCAGGATGTCTTTCTTTGAGAGGTTACCCTTCTCCAAACCGCTAACCACTTCGTCACATTCCTCCAGATATTTAATCAGAATTTTTTTGAAGGCCAGGTTGGGGAGTTCCATTCCCGTCCCATTTTTTTTAGTGATGTATCGTCCGTCCCATGAACCCATTCCTGTAGGATTAAAAGCGTACAAGCTGAGGTACCCTGACTTAAGCACTCTCATAAACCGGATAGTGTTCTCGTATTTAACTGACTCATATGAGATACTATCCTTTGAAAAAGACCGCAACTGCAAAGCTGTGTATGTAGTTTTTTTTCCATTGGAATTGATCTGCAGCCGATCCATGTTATCGAATGAAAGAATTTTTAATTCTCCACGAATTGTGTCACTGCGAAGACTGATAGCATAGTCTTTCTGAGCCATCAGCGCAAAGGAATGAGAGGCAAAAGTGCACATGATAACTAACCGACAGATAGGCTTTATGGACATATAGTAATTCAATTAGGCGGCAAGATAAGTGTTTACCTGAAAATCGAGTCTTCTCAACTAAAATTGAGATTCGCATTTTAAAAAATTAACCTTATGAAAAAAATATTACTGATGATTATTTTTTCATCATTTGCTCTGCATGGCCAATCACAATCTCGATTAGTGACTGGAGTTGTCACATCTTCGATTGATGGAATTGTTGTAGCCGGAGCCAACATCCAGGTAAAGGGTACAGGCAGTGGTACGGTCACGGATTCCGAGGGAAAATTTTCCGTATCGGTGCCCAATGATGCAACCTTTCTTGTTATTTCATTTATCGGATACCAAACCCTGGAAATTCCTATCCCTTCGTCCAGCTACATTGCAATTGTTTTACGTGGCAATGTTGAAGAGTTGCAAGAAGTAGTTGTTTCCGTTGGGCGAGGGTCGCAACGAACTTTTACAGACACGCCTCTTCCGGTCGATAATATTACGATCAAGGAATTGATTAGCACTGGTCAGCCCAGTTTTGATAAGGCACTCCAGTACAAAGTTCCGTCTTTTAATTCTGTTAATACTCCAGTGAACGATGCGACTTCGTTGTACGACCCATATGAACTCCGGAACCTTGGTCCGAGCAGAACTTTAATCCTCATCAACGGTAAGCGAAAGAATTTGACTTCGCTGGTCTACACGCAACCGTCACCCGGAAGAGGAGAAACAGGAGCCGACCTGTCAGCGATTCCTCAGGACGCAATCAAGCGCGTGGAAATTTTACGGGACGGTGCTTCGGCTCAATATGGTTCAGATGCAATTGCTGGTGTCGTTAACGTAATTCTTAAAGATCGTTTTGACGCTTCAACCTTGCGGCTCACGACAGGAATTACCTCACGTGGAGACGGAGGAAATTATGGAATTAATTATAACAGCGGATCCAACATCGGTAGAAAAGGATTTATTAATTATCACATTGCTTTCCTGCGCCAGCAGCGTGCTGTGCGATCGGGTAACATAGATCCAGTTGCTGAGACTGATCCTGTTTTCGGATTTGGTGACGGTTTGGACGCTTCAGGGAATATCGCATCAACACCACTCAATGATAATATCCTGAGTTTTCTGAAGCGTTTTCCCGATGGTCGCAATATCAATGCAACGACCGATAATACATCAGCAAAGTTCTTGATCAACATGTCTATTCCCTTAAATGAGAAAACCGAATTTTATGCTAATGCCGCTTATATCTACAGGAAGGCATTGAGCTTTGCCAACTATAGACAACCTTACTGGAAGCTGGACTATGGACTGTTGCATACGGTGGATGGTGCAGGTATAAATTATACCGGAGACAATACTACAGACGTCAATAATGTCCCCATCTATAACGGATACGTGGGCTACATTCCAACTTTTGAAGGTGATTTGAATGACTATAACGCCACAATGGGTTTAAAGTCAACTTCCGAAAGCGGATGGAAGCAGGACATGAGCCTCACTGTTGGCGGAAACAAAATGTTGTTTACTGTGAATCATACAGTTAACCATGACCTTAATTTCGACAGCCCTGTGTCGTTTAAGCCAGGTGGTTTTTCGTTCCGTCACATGGTTGGAAATATTGATATTTCGAAATCGCTAAGTGACAAAATTTTCCTGGGAGTTGGTACTGAATTCAGAGCTGAAAGCTGGCAGCAAATTGCCGGTGATGCCGCTTCGTATTTTGGTGAGGGAGCTAACTCATTTGCAGGATACCCCGAAAAAAATGCAATTAATACTTCACGCCTCAACATCGGCGGTTATGTTGATTTGGGGTTTGATATCACCGATAGTTTCTTCGTTGGTGTAACAGGCCGTAGCGAAAAGTACAGTGATTTTGGTAATACTAATATTGGAAAGATTAATTCCCGACTTAAATTAATTGATGACAAGCTTACACTCCGTGCATCAGTCTCTAATGGATTCAGGGCACCGACATTGGCGCAGTACAATTTGTCTCTGAACCAAGCCTCGCTTTCCGGAGGTAACATTGTGATACAGGGCCTGGCTAATAACTATAGTCGTGAAGCGGCCGTATTGGGAGTTCCCAAGCTGCGACCTGAGACGTCTACCAATATTACTTTCGGTTTAGGCTTAAATCCGTCATCCAATTTTTCACTCACGCTTGATTACTACAGCATTGATATCAAAGATCGTATTGTTTACAGCGCACTCGTTAAGACAGGCGTAAGCCCCGAACTGGATGCTTTACTTGCACAAGCTAAATCTACTGGAATTAGTTTTTTTATAAACGGAGCACATACACAGACGCGGGGTATTGACCTGGTCGCAAGCCTTCGGAAACTTAGTCTCGGTACAAGCACGCTTAATCTGAATTTTGCCGGGAACTATGTTATGAAAAATGACTTGATTGGATCATACCAGGTACCACCGCTCATTGCTAATGCCGGGGGCACCATTTTTACCCGGACGGAACAAGCAGTCATGCTTACGAGCAGGCCCAAATACAAATACATTTTGGGCGCAGAGCTCCTGGCTAAAAAGTGGACCTTTAACGTCAACAACACCTACGTTGGCCCGGCTTACTTCAGTAATGTAGCCTATGCAGATTTTGATCAGTTAGATAATATTCAAACAGCGTTCGATCCACGCCTTCTTACTGATATGACGATCGGTTTTGATTTAAATTCTAAGACTTCGTTTTCAATGACGATTTCAAACCTGTTGGATGTGTATCCCAAGTATAAATTACAGGCATTAAATGCTAATGGAGAAAATTTCCTTAAAGATCCAGCCCAGGCAAGGCTGTTGATGGGAGATTTGACTTTCAATGGAAGGTATTCCGTTATGACAGGAGATGCTGCACATTTAAATCAGCTTGGTAGAACTTTCCTGGGACAGATGATATTCAAATTTTAAGAACTGCATAAATGACAAGGGAACCTCGGTCGAAAGGCCGGGGTTTATTTTTTTAGAATAGAACCGAATAGATGAAATATAAGATGATCAACAGGACCATGACGCCATACATCACCAGATCAACCCTGATATAGTCCTTGTATTGCCGGTACAGGTCTTTCATTTTTCTAAGCATACTCAAAAGTAGAAATTATCCTTCAGGAAAGCCCAATCCCGCATTTCTCGTGATCAAATTATTCGG
Proteins encoded in this window:
- the sdhC gene encoding succinate dehydrogenase, with the translated sequence MKWIIDLFTSTLGRKLMMALTGLFLISFLVIHCTINAMIFFNDGGETFSYWGHFMGTNPIIRTLEIGLVAGFLIHIIQGLLLWKANHAARPVKYSVSKAPSNSTWYSRSMGMLGTLLLLFLILHTSHFWIPNRTNQFTQGEELPLYKMMFEVFSNPWIVFFYVIGCVSLFWHLLHGFASAFQSLGLNHLKYNGIISFIGTAFSIIVPFIFALMPIAVYFRWID
- the sdhA gene encoding succinate dehydrogenase flavoprotein subunit yields the protein MKLESKVPEGPLAEKWTKHKFNLKLVNPANKRKYDVIVVGTGLAGASAAASLGELGYNVKAFCFQDSPRRAHSIAAQGGINAAKNYQNDGDSVYRLFYDTIKGGDYRAREANVYRLAEVSVNIIDQCVAQGVPFAREYGGLLANRSFGGAQVSRTFYARGQTGQQLLLGAYSALNRQIANGKVKMYSRTEMLDVVIVDGKARGIITRDLVTGKIESHSAHAVLLCTGGYGNVFYLSTNAKGSNVTAAWRAHKKGALFGNPCFTQIHPTCIPVSGDHQSKLTLMSESLRNDGRVWVPKTAVKGLKAKDAKTIAEGDRDYFLERKYPSFGNLVPRDVASRNAKMMCDEGRGVGATGLAVFLDFADAIKRDGKDTIAAKYGNLFDMYKQITGDDPYEMPMMIYPAVHYTMGGLWVDYNLMTTVPGLYSLGEANFSDHGANRLGASALMQGLADGYFVIPYTIGDYLANIGWNDKVGTDHPAFKEAMDGVNSRVNQLLSIKGKKTVDEFHRELGLLMWEYCGMSRSAEGLKTAKKKIQDLRNEFWKDVNVLGSANELNMELEKAGRVADFLELGELMVDDALNRGESCGGHFREESQTPEGEALRKDDEFTYAAAWEYKGENQQEALHKEELRFENVKLTQRSYK
- the sdhB_1 gene encoding succinate dehydrogenase, with the protein product MKITLKVWRQKNNSTKGEFKTYAVDHASPDMSFLEMLDVLNTSLIKKGEDPIHFDHDCREGICGMCSLYINGRPHGPLQTTTCQLHMRTFKDGETITVEPWRAKAFPVIKDLVVDRTAFDRIQRAGGYISVNTGGVPDANEIPIPKKIADEAFDAAACIGCGACVAACKNASAMLFVSAKVSQLALLPQGKAEKNERVEKMVAQMDAEGFGACTNTRACEAECPKGISVTNIARMNREYFSAMLGSYEVTVSGGGD
- the prsA gene encoding ribose-phosphate pyrophosphokinase, which produces MAVKIFSGSATTYLAEKIADAYGETLGKVNYQHFSDGEMSPYISESVRGHDVFLVQSTFAPSDNFMELLLMIDAARRASALNVNVIIPYFGYARQDRKDKPRVAIAAKLIANLLSAAGADRIMTCDLHADQIQGFFDIPLDHLDGNFIFVPYLKSLHLKDIMFASPDVGGIKRARSFAKFFDAELAVCDKYRKEANKIESMRLIGEVEGKDVVLVDDLVDTASTICKAASLLKEKGAKSVRAVCTHPVLSGKAYENIENSLLEEIVVTDTIPLKGTSSKIKVLTVSDLFAKAIRKIHDHESISSLFIRL
- the rplY gene encoding 50S ribosomal protein L25, giving the protein MKTVEIIGYRRANLGKNDAQKVREEGHVPCVLYGGEKQVHFYSPVILFRDLVYTNEAHFVHLNIEGEECQAIMQEVQFHPVSEIILHVDFLRISDERKIKMDIPTRLVGQAPGVEKGGLLVRKRASLKVYAFPKDMPDHIDIDCSELDFHHAIKVGDMKIPNLEFLDPKAAAIAAVEVPRAAKMAEETAAATPAEGAAPAAGAAAPAAGAAPAADAKKAEAPKKDEKKK
- the pth gene encoding peptidyl-tRNA hydrolase — protein: MKYLIAGLGNIGPEYELTRHNIGFLVLDRIADNQKIDFHKDRLADKAELKYKGRQIHLIKPTTYMNLSGKSIAYWMQDLKIPKENVLVIVDDIALPFGSLRMRTKGSSAGHNGLKNIELLLNGQDYTRLRFGIGNDYSKGQQVDFVLSNFSGDEIAGLPAIMDKAAEMVYSFCTIGAERTMNFFNS
- the bfeA gene encoding ligand-gated channel; this translates as MKKILLMIIFSSFALHGQSQSRLVTGVVTSSIDGIVVAGANIQVKGTGSGTVTDSEGKFSVSVPNDATFLVISFIGYQTLEIPIPSSSYIAIVLRGNVEELQEVVVSVGRGSQRTFTDTPLPVDNITIKELISTGQPSFDKALQYKVPSFNSVNTPVNDATSLYDPYELRNLGPSRTLILINGKRKNLTSLVYTQPSPGRGETGADLSAIPQDAIKRVEILRDGASAQYGSDAIAGVVNVILKDRFDASTLRLTTGITSRGDGGNYGINYNSGSNIGRKGFINYHIAFLRQQRAVRSGNIDPVAETDPVFGFGDGLDASGNIASTPLNDNILSFLKRFPDGRNINATTDNTSAKFLINMSIPLNEKTEFYANAAYIYRKALSFANYRQPYWKLDYGLLHTVDGAGINYTGDNTTDVNNVPIYNGYVGYIPTFEGDLNDYNATMGLKSTSESGWKQDMSLTVGGNKMLFTVNHTVNHDLNFDSPVSFKPGGFSFRHMVGNIDISKSLSDKIFLGVGTEFRAESWQQIAGDAASYFGEGANSFAGYPEKNAINTSRLNIGGYVDLGFDITDSFFVGVTGRSEKYSDFGNTNIGKINSRLKLIDDKLTLRASVSNGFRAPTLAQYNLSLNQASLSGGNIVIQGLANNYSREAAVLGVPKLRPETSTNITFGLGLNPSSNFSLTLDYYSIDIKDRIVYSALVKTGVSPELDALLAQAKSTGISFFINGAHTQTRGIDLVASLRKLSLGTSTLNLNFAGNYVMKNDLIGSYQVPPLIANAGGTIFTRTEQAVMLTSRPKYKYILGAELLAKKWTFNVNNTYVGPAYFSNVAYADFDQLDNIQTAFDPRLLTDMTIGFDLNSKTSFSMTISNLLDVYPKYKLQALNANGENFLKDPAQARLLMGDLTFNGRYSVMTGDAAHLNQLGRTFLGQMIFKF